A stretch of Caenibius tardaugens NBRC 16725 DNA encodes these proteins:
- a CDS encoding energy transducer TonB has product MAYADQSTSSNRVIALVVVALLHVLLGYGLVTGLAFEAVKKVAQRVTTIDIEEEKPKEELPPPPPPKDAPPPPIVAPPPPINISPAPPAIQTAPTAPPPPPLVVPTAAPPPPPPPAPTHTPKPPQPRNAPGSWATPDDYPTKAMREDRAGTTRFSVTVDAEGKVSSCQVTGSSGHSDLDDATCKLVTRRARFKPATDGEGQPTSGSYSNAVRWQIPK; this is encoded by the coding sequence ATGGCTTACGCTGACCAATCGACGAGCAGTAATCGCGTTATTGCGCTGGTTGTGGTTGCCCTGCTCCACGTCCTTCTTGGTTACGGCCTGGTTACAGGTCTTGCCTTCGAAGCAGTCAAGAAGGTCGCGCAGCGCGTGACGACAATCGATATCGAGGAGGAGAAGCCCAAAGAAGAGCTTCCTCCGCCTCCACCACCCAAGGATGCGCCGCCGCCACCTATCGTAGCGCCGCCGCCGCCGATCAACATCTCGCCGGCACCGCCCGCGATCCAGACGGCACCGACGGCTCCGCCGCCGCCGCCGCTTGTGGTCCCGACGGCTGCACCACCGCCGCCGCCGCCGCCCGCTCCGACGCATACGCCGAAGCCGCCGCAGCCGCGCAATGCTCCGGGCAGTTGGGCAACCCCCGACGATTACCCGACCAAGGCCATGCGTGAAGACCGCGCCGGCACCACCAGGTTCTCCGTCACCGTTGACGCCGAAGGCAAGGTTTCAAGCTGTCAGGTTACCGGATCGAGTGGTCATTCCGACCTCGACGATGCGACCTGTAAGCTCGTTACCCGCCGTGCCCGTTTCAAACCGGCCACTGACGGCGAAGGTCAGCCTACGAGCGGCAGCTACAGCAACGCCGTTCGCTGGCAGATTCCTAAGTGA
- a CDS encoding MotA/TolQ/ExbB proton channel family protein: MLIEILAAAAEAAPQNKFGFKEALEQGGVVAYATVIILGIMSFGSFYILFTKLFEQQKILKQGREVRQSFWRANSLRDGAAKLGKNTAYRQIVDDALDAEEQHAKMTDTLEAHDWMHGSLARSENAINARLAGGLPFLATVGATAPFIGLFGTVVGIYRALINIGLAGSASIDKVAGPVGEALIMTALGLLVAVPAVLAYNWLQARNKRISGEVNGFATAVLANLSSGGAVKPALAAAPAAKPAAAAAKPAAAAAPKA; this comes from the coding sequence ATGCTTATCGAAATTCTCGCTGCTGCAGCCGAAGCGGCTCCGCAGAACAAGTTCGGCTTCAAGGAAGCTCTGGAACAGGGCGGTGTCGTTGCCTACGCAACCGTCATCATCCTTGGCATCATGTCTTTCGGTTCCTTCTACATCCTGTTCACCAAGCTGTTCGAACAGCAGAAGATCCTGAAGCAGGGCCGTGAAGTTCGCCAGTCGTTCTGGCGCGCCAACTCGCTGCGCGACGGTGCTGCCAAGCTGGGCAAGAACACTGCCTATCGTCAGATTGTCGACGACGCTCTGGACGCCGAAGAACAGCACGCCAAGATGACCGACACGCTCGAAGCGCACGACTGGATGCACGGTTCGCTCGCACGTTCGGAAAACGCCATCAACGCCCGCCTCGCTGGCGGCCTGCCGTTCCTCGCTACCGTGGGTGCAACCGCACCGTTCATCGGTCTGTTCGGTACGGTGGTCGGTATTTACCGCGCCCTGATCAACATCGGTCTTGCCGGTTCGGCATCGATCGACAAGGTTGCCGGCCCGGTCGGTGAAGCTCTGATCATGACCGCGCTGGGTCTGCTCGTGGCCGTTCCCGCCGTGCTTGCCTACAACTGGCTGCAGGCGCGCAACAAGCGCATCTCGGGTGAAGTCAACGGCTTCGCGACTGCAGTGCTTGCCAACCTGTCGTCGGGTGGCGCTGTGAAGCCTGCTCTGGCTGCTGCTCCGGCTGCGAAGCCTGCCGCAGCGGCTGCGAAGCCGGCTGCTGCTGCCGCTCCGAAGGCCTGA
- a CDS encoding ExbD/TolR family protein — MAIAMGSGGDETPMSEINTTPLVDVMLVLLIIFLIAVPVAIQTIEKLRIPILVSQESEDKVENLLLTVSTTDNAGRSAGDPGYTGADRGGQCRVYFNNTTPVSSEELYDQAFKRLDAIVQREGGIEAIMANPETIPQVHIRGDVNAPWRCVAGAIYNVQAAGYPTVGFISNPVDPNG; from the coding sequence ATGGCCATTGCGATGGGCAGCGGCGGCGATGAAACCCCGATGTCGGAAATCAACACCACGCCACTCGTGGACGTGATGCTGGTTCTTCTGATCATCTTTCTCATCGCCGTCCCGGTAGCAATCCAGACCATCGAGAAACTGCGTATCCCCATCCTTGTCTCCCAGGAATCTGAAGACAAGGTTGAAAACCTGCTGCTGACGGTTTCAACAACCGATAATGCAGGGCGCAGTGCCGGTGATCCGGGCTACACAGGTGCAGACCGCGGCGGCCAATGCCGCGTCTACTTCAACAACACCACGCCGGTCAGTTCGGAAGAACTCTATGACCAGGCATTCAAGCGTCTCGATGCGATTGTGCAGCGTGAAGGCGGGATCGAAGCCATTATGGCCAATCCCGAAACCATCCCGCAGGTGCACATCCGTGGCGACGTGAATGCTCCGTGGCGCTGCGTTGCCGGTGCGATCTACAACGTGCAGGCGGCGGGCTACCCGACCGTCGGCTTTATCTCCAACCCGGTCGACCCCAACGGTTGA
- a CDS encoding ExbD/TolR family protein — MAMSGGKDDGSPMMEMNTTPLIDVMLVLLIMFIITIPVATHAVNIDLPSPQPTPPQTIVEPVKNKVVLTTDNQVLWNGNPINNGQLVTLLQESMKLPTEPELQFEPEANASYDLSARVLNIIKGSGVTKFGFVGNERYASFAKEPGA, encoded by the coding sequence ATGGCAATGTCAGGCGGCAAGGACGATGGTTCGCCGATGATGGAAATGAACACGACGCCGTTGATCGACGTCATGCTCGTTCTCCTCATCATGTTCATCATCACCATCCCGGTTGCAACGCACGCAGTGAATATTGATCTGCCCTCGCCGCAACCGACACCCCCGCAGACCATCGTTGAACCCGTGAAGAACAAGGTCGTTCTCACCACGGACAACCAGGTTCTGTGGAATGGCAATCCGATCAACAACGGCCAGCTTGTCACGCTTCTTCAGGAAAGCATGAAGCTGCCGACCGAACCTGAACTGCAGTTCGAACCCGAAGCCAATGCAAGCTACGACTTGTCGGCACGCGTTCTGAACATCATCAAGGGTTCGGGTGTGACCAAGTTCGGCTTTGTCGGCAACGAACGTTACGCATCCTTTGCCAAGGAACCTGGGGCCTGA
- a CDS encoding ligase-associated DNA damage response DEXH box helicase: MNSALPLEIAGWFAGRGWHVRDHQQRMYDAARAGHHALLAADTGSGKTLAGFLPTLADFCPSLLGGKAPPEGLHTLYVSPLKALAHDVRRNLLAPIEEIGLPIRVETRSGDTPADRKKRQRSRPPHVLLTTPESLSLLLSYPESRELFATLRRVVVDEVHAFATGKRGDLLALALARIHGIAPAAQRVALSATLSDPEGFRAWLAPTDDTRSVLLVEGEKGVEPDLAILVPQEERVPWGGHAGRWAIPRIMDEIRRNRTTLIFTNTRFLAEYVFQMLWAVNDGNLPIGIHHGSLATEARRKVEGAMARGELRGLVCTSSLDLGVDWGDIDCVIQMGAPKGSSRLLQRIGRSNHRLDQPSRALLVPGNRFEFLEAMAACDAVHAGQRDGEAFRPGTLDVLAQHIMACACSGPFQEAALLAEVRTATAYRWIDAQIWQRVLHFVATGGYALEAYDRFRRIVRDRAGVWRLTHPEHAVRHRLNAGIIVDSEMLQVRFGNGRALGKVEERFAATLSPGDTFYFAGLSLEVERIKDMDVIVRAAKTSAMIPSYGGQRMPLTTHLAARVQAMLSDRAGWGRFPDDVREWLEMQDWRSAMPGPGKLLVESFPHNGLHYTVYYTFEGWNANQSLGMLITRRMEDRGLMPGGFVANDYSLAVWGLKPVDNPLQLLSPDILTDEFVAWVQDSYLLRRAFREVAVIGGLVERQHPGQRKSGRQVTFSTDLIYDVLRKHEPGHVLIEAAWADARSRLTDVARLAGVLERAGRELVHVMLDRVSPLAVPVMVMIGREAVPQGAVDDDLLLEAEGLAAAAMRADPPLED, encoded by the coding sequence ATGAACTCTGCGCTGCCCCTTGAGATTGCGGGCTGGTTCGCCGGGCGCGGCTGGCATGTGCGCGATCATCAACAGCGCATGTACGATGCCGCGCGGGCGGGCCACCATGCCCTGCTGGCGGCGGATACCGGATCGGGCAAGACATTGGCGGGGTTCCTGCCCACGCTGGCGGATTTCTGCCCTTCGCTGCTTGGGGGTAAGGCGCCGCCCGAAGGGCTGCATACGCTCTATGTTTCGCCGCTGAAGGCGTTGGCGCACGATGTGCGGCGCAATCTGCTCGCCCCGATCGAGGAGATCGGCTTGCCGATCCGGGTCGAGACGCGCAGCGGCGATACCCCTGCCGACCGGAAGAAGCGCCAGCGCAGCCGCCCGCCGCACGTGCTGCTGACCACACCGGAAAGCCTGTCGCTCTTGCTCAGCTATCCGGAAAGCCGGGAACTGTTCGCCACGCTGCGCCGCGTTGTGGTGGATGAAGTGCATGCTTTCGCCACTGGCAAGCGGGGTGATCTTCTGGCGCTGGCGCTGGCCCGGATTCACGGCATAGCCCCTGCGGCGCAGCGGGTGGCGCTTTCGGCCACGCTGTCCGATCCGGAAGGCTTCCGCGCATGGTTGGCTCCCACTGACGACACCCGTTCTGTCCTGCTGGTAGAGGGGGAAAAGGGGGTGGAACCGGATCTCGCCATTCTTGTCCCGCAGGAAGAGCGCGTGCCGTGGGGCGGCCATGCAGGGCGCTGGGCGATTCCACGGATCATGGACGAAATCCGCCGGAACCGGACCACGCTGATCTTCACCAACACCCGGTTTCTGGCAGAATATGTGTTCCAGATGCTGTGGGCGGTGAACGACGGCAATCTTCCTATTGGCATCCACCATGGATCGCTGGCGACAGAGGCGCGACGCAAGGTCGAAGGGGCCATGGCGCGGGGTGAACTGCGGGGGCTGGTGTGTACCTCCAGCCTCGATCTCGGGGTCGACTGGGGCGATATCGACTGCGTGATCCAGATGGGCGCGCCCAAGGGATCGTCGCGCCTGTTGCAGCGGATCGGCCGTTCCAATCACCGGCTGGACCAGCCCAGCAGGGCCTTGCTGGTGCCGGGCAACCGGTTCGAGTTTCTCGAAGCGATGGCCGCATGCGATGCCGTGCACGCAGGGCAGCGCGATGGCGAGGCATTCCGGCCCGGCACGCTCGATGTGCTGGCGCAGCATATCATGGCCTGCGCCTGTTCCGGCCCGTTTCAGGAGGCTGCGCTGCTGGCCGAAGTGCGCACCGCCACCGCCTATCGCTGGATCGATGCGCAAATCTGGCAGCGCGTGCTGCATTTTGTGGCCACGGGTGGCTACGCGCTGGAAGCCTATGACCGTTTTCGCAGGATCGTGCGCGATCGCGCAGGGGTGTGGCGGCTGACCCATCCCGAACATGCCGTGCGGCATCGCCTGAACGCGGGGATCATCGTCGATTCGGAAATGCTGCAGGTCCGTTTTGGTAATGGCCGCGCGCTGGGCAAGGTGGAAGAACGCTTTGCCGCCACGCTGTCACCAGGCGATACGTTCTACTTTGCCGGGTTGAGCCTTGAGGTGGAGCGGATCAAGGACATGGATGTGATTGTCCGGGCCGCGAAAACTTCCGCGATGATCCCGTCCTATGGCGGGCAGCGCATGCCCCTGACAACGCATCTGGCCGCGCGGGTGCAGGCCATGTTGTCCGACCGCGCCGGGTGGGGCCGGTTCCCCGATGATGTGCGGGAATGGCTGGAAATGCAGGACTGGCGCAGCGCCATGCCCGGGCCGGGCAAGCTGCTGGTGGAAAGCTTCCCGCACAACGGGTTGCACTACACGGTCTACTATACCTTCGAAGGATGGAACGCGAACCAGTCGCTCGGGATGCTGATCACGCGGCGGATGGAAGATCGCGGGCTGATGCCGGGTGGTTTCGTTGCCAATGATTACAGTCTGGCCGTCTGGGGCCTGAAGCCGGTCGACAATCCGCTGCAGCTCCTGTCACCGGACATTCTTACCGATGAATTTGTCGCCTGGGTGCAGGATTCGTATCTTTTGCGCCGTGCTTTTCGCGAAGTGGCTGTGATTGGCGGACTGGTGGAACGGCAGCATCCGGGCCAGCGCAAGAGCGGGCGACAGGTCACGTTCTCGACGGACCTGATCTACGATGTGCTGCGCAAACATGAACCTGGGCATGTGCTGATTGAAGCCGCCTGGGCCGATGCCCGCAGCCGCTTGACCGATGTGGCCCGTCTGGCCGGGGTGCTCGAACGGGCGGGCCGCGAACTGGTCCATGTCATGTTGGATCGGGTCAGCCCGCTGGCCGTCCCTGTCATGGTTATGATCGGGCGCGAGGCCGTGCCGCAAGGTGCGGTGGATGACGATCTCCTGCTGGAGGCCGAAGGGCTGGCCGCAGCTGCGATGCGCGCCGATCCGCCGCTTGAGGATTGA
- a CDS encoding DUF2059 domain-containing protein, producing MRALSTLLAGGALALMPLAASANDSGPSATGIAPVAVAQVTDPARLAAAQRTVDAIFPQGTYEKLMKASLDAVLGQVIDTMGIVSPYEIAGLVDMPVEDVQKIDKAKMAEVLAIYDPAYRQRAEGGMRAMMDQVGALMTRIEPDVRQALQRAYAGRFNAQQLDEMNAFFATPTGKLYAEQSMMIFLDPEIMQTMQKMMPVMLEQMPAMVEAAKSATADLPPARTTCDLSKDELVRVLKLVGKKDFPANYCDPTPVDISG from the coding sequence ATGCGCGCACTCTCAACCCTCCTTGCTGGCGGGGCGCTGGCCTTGATGCCTCTGGCGGCTTCGGCGAATGATTCCGGCCCATCGGCAACCGGGATCGCGCCGGTAGCGGTTGCACAGGTCACCGATCCGGCACGTCTGGCGGCTGCACAACGCACGGTCGATGCGATCTTTCCGCAAGGCACGTACGAGAAGCTGATGAAGGCTTCGCTCGATGCCGTTCTCGGGCAGGTGATCGATACCATGGGTATCGTATCGCCATACGAGATCGCCGGGCTTGTCGATATGCCGGTGGAAGATGTGCAGAAGATCGACAAGGCAAAAATGGCAGAGGTTCTGGCGATTTATGACCCGGCCTATCGCCAGCGCGCAGAAGGTGGCATGCGGGCGATGATGGATCAGGTGGGGGCCCTGATGACGCGGATCGAACCCGATGTCCGCCAAGCCTTGCAGCGGGCCTATGCCGGGCGTTTCAATGCGCAGCAACTGGATGAGATGAACGCCTTTTTCGCGACTCCCACGGGAAAGCTTTACGCCGAACAGTCGATGATGATCTTTCTCGATCCGGAAATCATGCAGACCATGCAGAAAATGATGCCGGTCATGCTGGAGCAGATGCCTGCCATGGTCGAGGCGGCGAAATCGGCCACGGCCGATCTGCCGCCCGCACGGACCACCTGCGATCTCAGCAAGGATGAACTGGTCCGGGTTCTCAAGCTTGTGGGCAAGAAGGATTTCCCGGCAAACTATTGCGATCCGACCCCGGTTGATATCTCGGGCTGA
- a CDS encoding MgtC/SapB family protein produces the protein MFANLNLDHAVGIAIGFALGLLVGIQRGWALRDNAAGTRFAGIRTYALMGLAGAIAGMLYQSAQGPATVLLAAAALLMLIGYARTIDRKVSGTGTLVGLLTLACGFLAGSGEHMLGIGAAVAMVLLLALRNPLHGWVSRLSEKEVLSIARFAVIALVILPLLPDKGYGPYNAWNPRQLWMVVVMVSGFSFAGYFATKALGTTRGLLATAAAGSMVSSTAVTADMAGRMREGSGDPTFLSAAIAMASLVMFLRVNLLVGVLAPFALAPFAMLTAPAAVLSVLFALWFLRRANWGRQAGGADDLALRNPFDIGPALLLTVLVMVLTVAAHWVLARFGDQGLATVLAISGTVDVDSAIITMGSLPQGTLAAQAAALVLAVPVTLNTLFKGGVALSIAGWPKGRRAALPLAAVAVTVIATALLSGWDWPG, from the coding sequence ATGTTCGCAAACCTCAATCTCGATCACGCAGTGGGCATAGCGATCGGTTTCGCACTGGGGCTTCTGGTCGGAATCCAGCGCGGCTGGGCCTTGCGCGACAACGCCGCAGGCACACGCTTTGCAGGCATTCGCACATACGCGCTGATGGGGCTGGCCGGGGCCATTGCGGGCATGCTGTACCAATCCGCACAAGGCCCGGCGACCGTGCTGCTGGCCGCCGCCGCGCTGCTGATGCTGATCGGTTACGCCCGCACAATCGACCGGAAAGTCAGCGGCACCGGCACACTGGTCGGCCTGCTGACGCTCGCCTGCGGGTTTCTGGCGGGCAGCGGCGAACATATGCTGGGCATCGGCGCCGCCGTGGCGATGGTGCTGTTGCTGGCGCTGCGCAACCCGTTGCATGGTTGGGTCAGCCGTCTGAGCGAGAAGGAAGTGCTATCCATCGCCCGGTTTGCGGTGATTGCGCTGGTGATCCTGCCGCTGCTGCCGGACAAGGGCTATGGCCCCTACAATGCCTGGAACCCCCGCCAGCTGTGGATGGTGGTGGTGATGGTTTCCGGGTTTTCCTTCGCCGGTTACTTCGCGACCAAGGCGCTGGGCACGACCCGTGGTCTGCTGGCGACGGCTGCGGCCGGATCGATGGTCTCCTCCACTGCCGTCACCGCCGATATGGCCGGGCGCATGCGCGAGGGTTCAGGCGATCCGACGTTTCTTTCCGCGGCCATCGCCATGGCATCGCTGGTCATGTTCCTGCGGGTGAACCTGCTGGTGGGCGTGCTGGCCCCCTTTGCGCTTGCCCCTTTCGCCATGCTGACCGCCCCGGCCGCCGTGCTCAGCGTGCTATTCGCCCTGTGGTTCCTGCGCCGCGCGAACTGGGGCAGGCAAGCAGGCGGCGCGGACGATCTCGCCCTAAGAAACCCTTTCGATATCGGCCCGGCACTGCTGCTGACTGTGCTGGTGATGGTGCTGACTGTGGCCGCGCACTGGGTTCTGGCGCGGTTCGGCGATCAGGGTCTGGCCACAGTGCTGGCGATCTCGGGCACGGTGGACGTCGATTCCGCGATCATCACCATGGGCAGCCTGCCGCAGGGTACACTCGCCGCGCAGGCTGCGGCCTTGGTGCTGGCGGTGCCGGTCACGCTGAACACCCTGTTCAAGGGTGGGGTTGCCCTCAGCATTGCGGGCTGGCCCAAAGGGCGCCGTGCCGCCCTGCCATTGGCCGCTGTGGCGGTGACGGTCATCGCCACGGCGCTGCTGAGCGGGTGGGACTGGCCCGGCTGA
- the pgmG gene encoding phosphoglucomutase/phosphomannomutase PgmG: MKHEFHPTILREYDIRGIIGETLGPDDARAIGRSFATLLRRAGGRKVAVGYDGRVSSPLLEHALVEGLTASGCDVVRIGMGPTPMLYYAEASAADVDGGIQITGSHNPANYNGFKMVFQGRPFFGQDIVELGRLSAAGDWQDGTGTVETRAVQDAYIDRMLDGLQGIAQDQLAALRIGWDAGNGAAGPALEALAARLPGEHHLLFTEVDGNFPNHHPDPTVEANLADLKALVAEKNLDFGIAFDGDGDRIGAVDGEGRVIWGDQLLSIFAEDLLRIVPGATVIADVKASRALFDHIAACGGTPVMWKTGHSLIKSKMKETGAPLAGEMSGHIFFAHQYYGFDDALYAGIRLIAASARLGKSVTELRGAMPAMINTPELRFQVDETRKFAVVEEVRARLANSPAQVDATDGVRVTTRDGWWLLRASNTQDVLVARAESESAEGLERLIAQIDEQLHLSGLERGPSVGH; encoded by the coding sequence ATGAAGCACGAGTTCCACCCCACGATCCTGCGGGAATACGATATTCGCGGGATTATCGGCGAAACCCTGGGGCCCGATGATGCCCGGGCGATCGGCCGCAGCTTCGCCACGCTGTTGCGCCGGGCTGGCGGGCGCAAGGTGGCGGTCGGCTATGACGGCCGGGTCAGTTCGCCCTTGCTCGAACATGCGCTTGTCGAAGGGCTGACGGCCAGCGGATGCGATGTTGTGCGCATCGGCATGGGGCCGACCCCGATGCTCTATTACGCCGAAGCATCCGCAGCCGATGTTGACGGCGGCATCCAGATTACCGGCAGCCATAATCCCGCCAATTACAACGGCTTCAAGATGGTTTTCCAGGGCCGCCCGTTTTTCGGTCAGGATATCGTCGAACTCGGCCGCCTTTCGGCCGCAGGGGACTGGCAGGACGGCACGGGCACGGTGGAAACGCGCGCGGTGCAGGATGCCTATATCGACCGGATGCTCGATGGCCTGCAGGGTATCGCGCAGGACCAGCTTGCCGCGCTGCGTATCGGCTGGGACGCGGGCAATGGGGCGGCTGGCCCGGCGCTGGAAGCGTTGGCGGCCCGTTTGCCCGGCGAACATCATCTGCTGTTTACCGAAGTGGATGGCAATTTCCCCAATCACCACCCCGACCCCACGGTTGAGGCCAATCTGGCCGATCTCAAGGCGCTGGTGGCGGAAAAGAACCTCGATTTCGGCATTGCGTTCGATGGCGATGGCGATCGTATCGGCGCGGTCGATGGCGAAGGGCGGGTGATCTGGGGCGATCAGCTGCTGTCGATCTTCGCTGAAGATCTGTTGCGGATCGTGCCCGGCGCCACAGTGATTGCCGACGTCAAGGCCAGCCGCGCGCTGTTCGATCATATCGCGGCCTGCGGCGGCACGCCGGTGATGTGGAAGACCGGGCATAGCCTGATCAAATCGAAGATGAAGGAAACCGGTGCGCCGCTGGCCGGGGAGATGAGCGGGCATATCTTCTTTGCGCATCAGTACTACGGTTTTGACGATGCGTTGTATGCCGGGATCCGGCTGATCGCGGCATCGGCCCGGCTGGGCAAGTCGGTCACCGAACTGCGTGGGGCCATGCCGGCGATGATCAATACCCCCGAACTACGGTTTCAGGTGGATGAAACGCGCAAGTTCGCCGTGGTGGAGGAAGTCAGGGCGCGGTTGGCGAACAGCCCCGCGCAAGTCGATGCCACCGATGGGGTGCGGGTGACGACGCGGGATGGCTGGTGGTTGCTGCGCGCGTCCAATACGCAGGACGTGCTGGTTGCCCGGGCGGAAAGCGAGAGTGCCGAAGGGCTGGAACGCCTGATCGCGCAGATCGACGAACAGCTGCACCTCTCAGGGCTGGAACGGGGCCCCTCGGTCGGGCACTGA
- a CDS encoding division plane positioning ATPase MipZ: MSTSAPYRIVFANEKGGTGKSTTAVHIAVALAYQGAKVAAIDLDPRQRTFHRYFENREETEKRREIELPGARFAVYEGDNTDDLDRMAEEIGQGCDFLVFDTPGRDDQFARHVATTADTLVTPMNDSFVDFDLIGQVDAETFKVKRLSFYAELIWETRKKRAMATLRDQRREMDWVVVRNRTGHVEARNMVRIEQALGELSKRVGFRTLHGLSERVIYRELFPSGLTLLDKGHLGELGTSHLVARQELRSLVGALNLPMPERLAQPAKRSAVG, encoded by the coding sequence GTGAGCACGTCCGCCCCTTATCGTATCGTTTTCGCCAATGAGAAAGGCGGCACAGGCAAATCGACCACTGCGGTCCATATTGCCGTGGCGCTTGCCTATCAGGGGGCGAAAGTCGCCGCGATCGATCTCGATCCGCGCCAGCGCACGTTCCATCGCTACTTCGAAAATCGCGAGGAAACGGAAAAACGCCGGGAAATCGAACTGCCGGGTGCGCGTTTCGCGGTCTACGAGGGCGACAATACCGACGATCTCGATCGCATGGCGGAAGAAATCGGGCAGGGTTGCGATTTCCTCGTGTTCGACACGCCCGGGCGCGACGATCAGTTTGCCCGGCATGTGGCGACCACGGCCGATACGCTGGTCACGCCGATGAACGACAGTTTCGTCGATTTCGACCTGATCGGGCAGGTCGATGCCGAAACCTTCAAGGTCAAGCGGTTGAGCTTCTATGCGGAACTGATCTGGGAAACGCGCAAGAAGCGCGCCATGGCCACGCTACGGGATCAACGGCGCGAAATGGACTGGGTGGTGGTGCGCAACCGCACCGGCCACGTCGAGGCGCGCAACATGGTCCGCATCGAACAGGCGCTGGGCGAACTGTCCAAACGGGTCGGTTTCCGTACTCTGCATGGCCTGTCCGAACGCGTGATCTATCGCGAACTGTTCCCTTCGGGGTTGACCCTGCTCGACAAGGGCCATCTGGGTGAACTTGGCACCAGCCACCTTGTGGCGCGGCAGGAATTGCGTTCGCTGGTCGGCGCGCTCAACCTGCCCATGCCGGAAAGATTGGCCCAGCCTGCGAAACGCAGCGCGGTCGGCTGA
- the panC gene encoding pantoate--beta-alanine ligase, translated as MQTVNTLGTLREAVEILRQSGPVALVPTMGALHEGHLTLVREAQKRAAHVVVSIFVNPRQFGPNEDLDAYPRQMAQDTRLLEAEGTALLWAPDVAEMYPEGFATNVSVSGVSEGLCGASRPGHFDGVATVVGKLFNQVRPDLALFGEKDWQQLAVIRRMARDLDLTFPHVDAIIGVPTVREADGLAKSSRNQYLSPEDRQAAAALPAAMHRAIAALVGGEAAGTALAALQSDLRAAGFHTVDYAELVDAASLQPLAAPGTAPARLVVAARIGTTRLIDNMPVG; from the coding sequence ATGCAAACCGTCAACACCCTTGGAACCCTGCGCGAAGCTGTGGAGATTTTGCGCCAAAGCGGTCCCGTTGCCCTCGTTCCGACGATGGGGGCACTGCACGAAGGGCACCTGACATTGGTGCGTGAGGCGCAGAAACGTGCGGCTCACGTAGTGGTTTCGATCTTCGTGAACCCCCGGCAGTTCGGGCCGAACGAAGATCTCGATGCTTATCCCCGGCAAATGGCGCAAGACACCCGCCTGCTGGAGGCCGAAGGCACCGCATTGCTCTGGGCACCTGATGTGGCGGAGATGTATCCGGAAGGATTTGCCACCAATGTTTCGGTCAGCGGGGTGAGCGAAGGGCTGTGCGGCGCATCGCGCCCGGGCCATTTCGATGGGGTGGCCACGGTGGTCGGAAAACTGTTCAATCAGGTGCGCCCCGATCTGGCCCTGTTCGGGGAGAAGGACTGGCAACAGCTCGCCGTCATTCGCCGCATGGCCCGCGATCTCGATCTGACTTTCCCGCATGTCGATGCGATTATCGGCGTCCCCACCGTGCGCGAGGCCGATGGTCTGGCGAAATCAAGCCGCAACCAGTACCTTTCGCCCGAAGATCGCCAGGCCGCCGCCGCTTTGCCCGCTGCGATGCACAGGGCGATTGCCGCGCTGGTCGGCGGCGAGGCGGCAGGCACCGCACTGGCCGCCTTGCAATCCGATCTGCGCGCAGCAGGCTTTCACACGGTGGACTATGCCGAACTGGTCGATGCCGCCAGCCTCCAGCCGCTTGCCGCGCCCGGCACCGCACCCGCGCGGCTGGTGGTGGCCGCGCGGATCGGCACGACCCGACTGATCGACAACATGCCAGTGGGTTGA